The Tenacibaculum jejuense genome includes a window with the following:
- a CDS encoding PorP/SprF family type IX secretion system membrane protein, which produces MNTIVYLKRVLPILVLLSVDIIFSQQDPQYTQYMYNTMSVNPAYAGSNGHTVITALGRTQWVGLDGAPDSQTLSYDTVLGYTGVGLGINLTNDRIGPSNEIYLDANISYTVRTSDDGNLAFGLKLGGRHLSIDWSKGTALQQERIFEGTVSRFLPTIGAGIYYYESNWYVGVAIPNFLRTEHYDDTIATSTSGFGDVAEERLHFFGILGYVFDLSETLKFKPAALAKVVNGAPISVDLSANFLFNNKFAAGLAWRWDDSISALLGFQATENFNIGFAYDLTTSNYSNYNSGTYELMLRWDIFRQRIMKSPRFF; this is translated from the coding sequence ATGAATACGATAGTATATTTAAAAAGAGTATTACCTATTTTGGTTTTATTATCAGTTGATATAATTTTTAGTCAACAAGATCCTCAATATACTCAATATATGTATAATACAATGAGTGTAAATCCAGCCTATGCAGGATCTAATGGTCATACAGTAATCACCGCACTGGGTAGAACTCAGTGGGTTGGATTAGATGGAGCACCAGACTCTCAAACATTAAGTTATGATACCGTATTAGGTTACACTGGAGTTGGATTGGGAATAAATTTAACAAATGACCGAATCGGTCCTTCTAATGAAATTTATTTAGATGCTAATATATCGTACACGGTACGAACTAGCGATGATGGAAACTTAGCTTTTGGTTTAAAATTAGGAGGTAGACATCTTTCTATAGATTGGAGTAAAGGTACAGCATTACAACAAGAACGTATTTTTGAAGGTACAGTAAGTCGTTTTTTACCTACCATAGGAGCTGGTATTTATTACTACGAATCTAATTGGTACGTAGGAGTAGCCATACCAAACTTTCTAAGAACCGAACATTACGATGATACTATTGCGACTAGTACATCTGGTTTTGGAGATGTAGCAGAAGAACGTTTACACTTCTTCGGAATTTTAGGTTATGTTTTTGACTTAAGTGAAACACTTAAATTTAAGCCAGCTGCATTAGCTAAAGTGGTAAACGGAGCTCCAATATCAGTAGATCTATCTGCAAACTTCTTGTTCAATAATAAATTTGCTGCAGGTTTGGCTTGGAGATGGGATGACTCAATTAGTGCGCTACTAGGTTTTCAAGCAACAGAAAACTTTAATATAGGTTTCGCTTACGACTTAACAACTTCAAATTATAGTAATTATAATTCAGGTACTTATGAATTAATGCTACGATGGGATATTTTCAGACAGCGTATAATGAAATCACCTAGATTCTTTTAA
- a CDS encoding DUF2490 domain-containing protein, which yields MKKYILIAIVIWGVNINAQTTLPNPVEELGVWYMYNGSHRVSEKFSIKSMAHFRFFEFGEDMQQFIGRFGANYKINKTFGATLGYAYLNTDTSYEVDEGTFGDHRIYEDLLANHKIGALKFAHRLRAEQRFFRSQTGHFIRYQLGLSYPLSNKWSTYLYDEVFFDFTGQSYNQNWLGAGVKYQLSKVVKLQLGYMSINTDASQNFDRIQIGIAISTDHRKKEKN from the coding sequence ATGAAAAAATATATTCTAATAGCCATTGTAATTTGGGGCGTGAATATAAACGCACAAACAACATTGCCTAATCCTGTAGAAGAATTAGGAGTTTGGTATATGTATAATGGTTCGCATCGAGTATCTGAAAAATTTAGTATTAAATCTATGGCGCATTTTCGCTTTTTTGAATTTGGTGAAGATATGCAACAGTTTATTGGCCGTTTTGGGGCAAATTATAAAATAAATAAAACATTTGGTGCTACTTTAGGATATGCATATTTAAATACAGACACATCTTACGAAGTAGACGAAGGAACTTTTGGGGATCATAGGATTTATGAAGATTTATTAGCAAATCATAAAATAGGGGCTTTAAAATTTGCACATCGTTTACGTGCTGAACAGCGATTTTTCAGATCTCAAACTGGACATTTCATTCGATATCAATTAGGTTTAAGTTACCCATTGAGCAATAAATGGTCTACGTATTTATATGATGAGGTTTTCTTTGATTTTACAGGACAATCATACAATCAAAACTGGTTAGGTGCTGGAGTGAAATATCAATTATCTAAAGTTGTGAAATTACAATTAGGCTATATGAGCATTAATACAGATGCTAGTCAGAATTTTGATAGAATTCAAATAGGAATTGCTATAAGTACAGATCACAGAAAGAAAGAAAAAAATTAA
- a CDS encoding DUF819 family protein encodes MKISEINNDIPVFHNDTVIFGMLMITLAVIFFSSELKSFKKFYQVVPTLLLCYFLPSILTSLGLIADKWIDVQATIDHLSSTYNLNNVNSLESLKVFIADNNIDQSEYQKFMGGSKLYYIASRFLLPASLIFLTLSIDLKGIIKLGPKALIMFLTATIGVIIGGPLAILFFKFVYPDLITNIEGTELWRGLSTVAGSWIGGGANQLAMKEQWNVSDNLFSIMVVVDVLVAEVWMAFLLIGIAKSKKIDSFFKADNSSIEILKQKMEKFTLETSRIPTFNELIILLGIGFGFTSLSHFFGDNLSQFIKENIPSLVNFGLGSSFFWLIILATSFGVLLSFSKAKNYEGAGASKIGSVFIYILVATIGMKMNINAIIDNLGLFALGFVWMIIHVGLLFVVAKLIKAPYFFLAVGSKANIGGAASAPVVAGAFHPSLAPVGVLLAVLGYALGTYGAFACALLMKWVS; translated from the coding sequence ATGAAAATTTCTGAAATTAATAATGACATTCCTGTATTCCATAATGATACAGTTATATTCGGAATGCTAATGATAACACTTGCTGTTATATTTTTTTCATCTGAATTAAAATCATTCAAAAAGTTTTATCAAGTAGTTCCTACCCTACTTTTGTGTTACTTTTTACCTTCTATTCTTACTTCTTTAGGTTTAATAGCCGATAAATGGATAGATGTGCAAGCCACTATCGATCATTTAAGTAGTACTTATAACTTAAACAATGTAAATTCTCTTGAAAGCTTAAAAGTTTTTATTGCAGATAACAACATTGATCAATCTGAATATCAAAAATTTATGGGTGGTAGTAAATTGTATTATATCGCTTCAAGATTTTTACTTCCAGCTTCTCTAATATTTTTAACGCTAAGTATAGATTTAAAAGGAATAATTAAACTAGGACCTAAAGCTTTAATTATGTTCTTAACAGCTACTATAGGAGTTATCATTGGAGGACCATTAGCTATTTTATTCTTTAAATTCGTTTACCCTGATTTAATTACAAATATTGAAGGAACAGAATTATGGAGAGGTTTGTCTACTGTTGCTGGTAGTTGGATTGGTGGTGGTGCTAATCAATTAGCCATGAAAGAACAATGGAATGTTAGCGATAATTTATTTAGTATTATGGTTGTTGTAGACGTTTTAGTTGCTGAAGTTTGGATGGCTTTTTTACTGATAGGAATTGCTAAATCAAAAAAAATAGATTCATTTTTTAAAGCTGACAATTCATCTATAGAAATTTTAAAACAAAAAATGGAGAAGTTTACTTTAGAGACTTCAAGAATTCCAACTTTTAATGAATTAATCATATTATTAGGAATTGGATTTGGTTTTACTTCTCTAAGTCATTTTTTTGGCGATAATCTTAGTCAATTTATTAAAGAAAACATACCTTCTTTAGTTAATTTTGGATTAGGAAGTTCTTTCTTCTGGTTGATCATTCTAGCGACTAGTTTTGGCGTTTTATTATCATTTTCTAAAGCAAAAAATTATGAAGGTGCCGGAGCTAGTAAAATTGGAAGTGTATTTATCTACATTCTTGTAGCCACTATAGGAATGAAAATGAATATCAATGCTATTATAGATAACTTAGGCTTATTTGCTTTAGGTTTTGTGTGGATGATTATTCATGTAGGATTATTATTCGTAGTGGCCAAATTAATTAAAGCTCCTTATTTCTTTTTAGCTGTAGGCTCTAAAGCTAATATTGGTGGAGCTGCAAGTGCGCCAGTAGTTGCAGGAGCCTTTCATCCTTCTTTGGCTCCAGTTGGTGTTTTATTAGCTGTTTTAGGATATGCACTCGGAACTTATGGTGCATTTGCATGTGCATTACTAATGAAATGGGTAAGTTAA
- a CDS encoding DUF4369 domain-containing protein, whose product MKKIIIACIVSLIAFSCSSKKKGNMVVKGEIKGIKKGTLYLQKMIDTVLVSADSIQLFGDNKFELSDNVDSPVMYYLTFKSGDNEPKKLMFFGEKGEIIINDEIEKFGFKPSITGSENQKVMDEFNKINHQFKMRRLDFIAKDIEARAKKDSVVIDSLEKAYKKMVRRRFLYTTNFAVSNADSEAAPYIALSELFDANIYLLDTINNSLTGNVKKSDYGKRLQKFIDDIKKSENETQKK is encoded by the coding sequence ATGAAAAAAATTATCATAGCTTGTATTGTTTCTCTAATAGCTTTTTCTTGTAGTAGCAAGAAGAAAGGAAACATGGTAGTGAAAGGTGAAATAAAAGGTATAAAAAAAGGTACCTTATACTTACAAAAAATGATTGATACGGTTTTAGTTTCTGCTGATTCTATACAATTATTTGGAGACAATAAATTTGAACTATCAGACAATGTAGACTCTCCAGTAATGTATTATTTGACCTTTAAAAGTGGTGATAATGAACCTAAAAAATTAATGTTCTTTGGTGAAAAAGGTGAAATTATTATTAATGATGAGATTGAAAAATTTGGTTTTAAACCTTCTATAACAGGATCAGAAAATCAAAAAGTAATGGATGAATTTAATAAGATTAATCATCAATTTAAAATGAGACGCCTAGATTTTATTGCAAAAGATATTGAAGCTAGAGCAAAAAAAGATTCTGTAGTTATAGATAGTTTAGAAAAGGCTTATAAGAAAATGGTTCGTAGACGTTTTTTATATACTACAAATTTTGCTGTGTCTAATGCAGATTCTGAAGCAGCTCCTTACATTGCTCTTTCAGAACTTTTTGACGCTAACATTTATTTACTAGATACCATTAATAATAGTTTAACTGGTAACGTAAAAAAATCTGATTACGGTAAACGATTGCAAAAATTCATTGATGATATTAAAAAATCTGAAAATGAAACTCAGAAAAAATAA
- a CDS encoding OmpA family protein has product MKKVILFYTLFISIIALGQRKYAADRYFNEFAYKKSAELYKTIYDKGDDSQLVISRLGDSYYYNTESEKAEKWYSLLMDKYANEVTPEYLFRYAQTLKSNGKIKESDRWLEKLKEVNKDDSRALELEKNRNYFVEYSNRKKTFVNVKNLSTNTKYSDFGGFIYGDKLYFASTKPEGTKYDKKIYKWNDQPFLNIYTADEEIGNVEQGLQVSNATRFSDVNTRYHESNAILTSDGNTLYFTRDNYDGDKLRGDDDKVTHLKIYKAENIDGEWKNLEELPFNSDLYSCGHPALSPDGKTLYFVSDMPGGYGATDIYSVKIRNDGTYGSPVNLGRPINTESREMFPYVDNENTIYFASDGHLGLGALDVFESKISDNKFTAPVNLGSPVNSPLDDFSFVISEDKSYGYFSSNRTGGKGDDDIYSFVIYRCKEDITGVVTDSRTGVPISGATVRLINEKGEPISKQVTIADGRYTFKDIACENNYTVTASKDDYRNDKKDTATEDIDKKTIQADLVLESLIVETPKEQPQIVINPIYFDFDLYNIREDAEYELEHIVTVMKNHPDMVIKIESHTDSRGTKAYNRTLSTNRAKSTRAYLISRGIASNRIESAIGYGEDQLLNHCNDANQKRCSKEEHQRNRRSYFYIVSGGKNVTSSNQ; this is encoded by the coding sequence ATGAAAAAAGTTATTTTATTCTATACATTGTTTATAAGCATAATAGCTTTAGGACAACGCAAGTATGCAGCAGACCGTTATTTTAATGAGTTTGCTTACAAAAAATCAGCTGAGTTATATAAAACTATATACGATAAAGGTGATGATTCTCAATTAGTCATAAGTAGATTAGGAGATTCATATTATTACAATACAGAATCTGAAAAAGCCGAAAAATGGTATTCATTGTTAATGGATAAATATGCAAACGAAGTTACACCAGAATATTTATTTAGATATGCTCAAACACTAAAGAGTAATGGGAAAATAAAAGAATCTGATCGTTGGTTAGAAAAACTTAAAGAAGTCAATAAAGACGATTCAAGAGCACTTGAGTTAGAGAAAAATAGAAATTATTTTGTGGAATATTCCAACAGAAAAAAAACGTTTGTTAATGTAAAAAACCTATCAACAAATACTAAATATTCAGATTTCGGAGGATTTATATATGGAGATAAACTATACTTTGCTTCAACAAAACCAGAAGGTACTAAATATGATAAAAAAATTTATAAATGGAACGATCAACCTTTTTTGAATATATATACTGCCGATGAAGAAATAGGAAATGTAGAACAGGGTTTACAGGTTTCAAATGCTACTCGATTTTCTGATGTAAATACAAGATATCATGAATCCAATGCAATATTGACTAGCGACGGAAATACATTATATTTTACTAGAGATAATTACGATGGAGACAAATTAAGAGGAGACGACGATAAAGTTACCCATTTAAAAATTTATAAAGCAGAAAATATAGATGGCGAATGGAAAAACCTTGAAGAATTGCCATTTAATAGTGATTTATATTCCTGTGGACATCCAGCTTTAAGTCCAGATGGTAAAACTTTATATTTCGTTTCAGATATGCCCGGTGGTTACGGAGCAACAGATATTTATTCAGTTAAGATTAGAAATGATGGAACCTATGGAAGTCCAGTAAATTTAGGAAGACCAATTAATACAGAAAGTAGAGAAATGTTTCCTTATGTCGACAATGAAAACACCATATATTTTGCTTCAGATGGTCATTTAGGTTTAGGAGCTTTAGATGTTTTCGAATCAAAAATTTCAGATAATAAGTTTACAGCTCCAGTAAATTTAGGTTCCCCAGTAAATAGTCCTTTAGATGATTTTAGTTTTGTTATAAGTGAAGATAAATCATACGGTTATTTTTCATCAAATAGAACAGGAGGAAAAGGTGATGATGATATTTATAGTTTTGTAATTTACAGATGTAAAGAAGACATTACAGGTGTTGTTACCGACTCAAGAACAGGAGTGCCTATATCAGGAGCTACAGTTCGTTTAATAAATGAAAAAGGAGAGCCAATTAGCAAACAAGTTACTATAGCCGATGGTCGATATACTTTTAAAGACATAGCTTGTGAAAATAACTATACAGTAACTGCTTCAAAAGACGACTACAGAAACGATAAAAAAGATACAGCTACAGAAGATATTGATAAAAAAACAATTCAGGCAGATTTAGTTTTAGAATCATTAATCGTAGAAACGCCGAAAGAGCAGCCACAAATAGTAATCAATCCTATTTACTTTGATTTTGATTTATATAACATCAGAGAAGATGCCGAGTACGAGTTAGAACATATTGTAACCGTAATGAAAAACCATCCAGATATGGTGATCAAAATAGAATCTCATACCGATAGTAGAGGAACCAAAGCTTACAACAGAACTTTATCTACCAACAGAGCAAAGTCCACAAGAGCTTATTTAATATCACGAGGAATTGCATCTAATAGAATAGAAAGTGCTATAGGATATGGAGAAGATCAATTATTAAATCACTGTAATGACGCCAATCAAAAACGTTGTTCTAAAGAAGAACATCAACGAAATAGAAGATCGTACTTTTATATAGTTAGTGGAGGAAAAAATGTCACCTCGAGTAACCAATAA
- a CDS encoding peroxiredoxin-like family protein, with protein sequence MSLTEALEARVALGRKKIPTSILEVMDKTTNDLITQEISAQAFKVGDTFPSFELPNVKSQEVSLNTVKGEKATVISFYRGGWCPYCNLELQALQQALPEFKNLGANLVAISPETPDSSLTTEEKNELTFEVLSDIDNKLGKELGLVFKLDEELENIYSNEFKIDLEKHNQNTTGELPMAATYVIDNDHVIQYAFVKEDYTKRAEISEIRKALENI encoded by the coding sequence ATGAGTTTAACAGAAGCTTTAGAAGCACGAGTAGCTTTAGGAAGAAAGAAAATACCAACCTCTATTTTAGAGGTGATGGATAAAACAACCAACGATTTAATTACACAAGAAATATCAGCCCAAGCATTTAAAGTTGGAGATACTTTTCCTTCTTTTGAATTGCCTAACGTAAAGTCTCAAGAAGTTAGTCTAAATACCGTAAAAGGAGAGAAGGCTACAGTGATTTCTTTTTATAGAGGCGGTTGGTGTCCGTATTGTAATTTAGAGTTACAAGCACTTCAACAAGCATTACCAGAGTTTAAAAATTTAGGAGCAAATTTAGTAGCAATTTCTCCTGAAACACCAGATAGTTCTTTAACTACAGAAGAGAAGAACGAACTAACTTTTGAAGTGTTAAGCGATATAGATAATAAATTAGGAAAAGAGCTTGGATTAGTTTTTAAACTAGATGAAGAATTAGAAAATATCTATAGTAACGAATTTAAAATCGATTTAGAAAAGCATAATCAAAATACAACTGGAGAGTTACCTATGGCAGCTACTTATGTAATAGATAATGATCATGTAATCCAATATGCTTTTGTAAAAGAAGATTACACAAAAAGAGCTGAGATTTCTGAAATAAGAAAAGCTTTAGAAAATATTTAA
- a CDS encoding DinB family protein, producing the protein MKRYTLLYISVLLFTNILFAQSKKAISRDWTSFGQSIEITSNTEKKFKLVGHLKTEPKDKSAWSGLWARVDTKNDEPGFFDNMRNRPVKTNTWKEYTIEGVINKNSKTLNFGGLCLNNGKFYFDNIKLFIEDKNGKFQEMPFLNSDFEDTIKDNTVKNWFESTRNKTTVRVKEFTLEGSNDAVSGKQSLLITGSGIKVSEYELGKIGKENAENPQIDNMIAMLEDLKGRLESIVKNLPQEHVDHLHDDKANRFGALVMHLAAAEVYYQKYTFGSSTFDEENPEMWKVGLDLGDKAREMFKDKPMSYYLDLFDKVRAKTIEELRKRDDKWFKQVNAGNSISNQYSWFHVMEHQSSHLGQILFLRKRLPPLNEEVKLKKEIKN; encoded by the coding sequence ATGAAAAGGTATACACTTTTATACATTTCAGTATTGTTATTTACCAACATTTTATTTGCACAATCAAAAAAAGCAATCTCTAGAGATTGGACTTCTTTTGGTCAAAGCATTGAAATTACTTCTAATACTGAAAAAAAATTCAAATTAGTTGGACATTTAAAAACTGAACCAAAAGACAAATCTGCTTGGTCTGGCCTGTGGGCTAGAGTTGATACTAAAAACGACGAACCTGGCTTTTTCGACAATATGAGAAATCGACCAGTAAAAACTAATACTTGGAAAGAATATACTATCGAAGGTGTTATTAATAAAAATTCTAAAACATTAAATTTTGGAGGATTATGTTTAAACAACGGTAAATTTTACTTTGATAATATCAAACTTTTTATTGAAGATAAAAACGGAAAATTTCAAGAAATGCCTTTCCTAAACAGTGATTTTGAAGATACTATTAAAGATAATACCGTTAAAAATTGGTTCGAATCTACAAGAAATAAAACTACAGTTAGAGTAAAAGAATTTACACTAGAAGGAAGTAATGATGCTGTATCTGGAAAACAATCTTTATTAATTACTGGATCTGGAATAAAAGTTTCAGAATACGAATTAGGTAAAATAGGAAAAGAGAATGCAGAAAACCCTCAAATCGATAACATGATTGCTATGTTAGAAGATTTGAAAGGTAGACTTGAAAGTATTGTTAAAAATTTACCTCAAGAACATGTGGATCATTTACATGACGATAAAGCAAACCGTTTTGGTGCTTTAGTTATGCATTTAGCAGCTGCAGAAGTATACTATCAAAAATATACTTTTGGTTCTTCTACTTTTGATGAAGAAAATCCGGAAATGTGGAAAGTTGGTTTAGATTTAGGTGATAAAGCTAGAGAAATGTTTAAAGATAAACCTATGAGTTATTATTTAGATCTATTTGATAAAGTTAGAGCTAAAACTATTGAAGAATTACGTAAAAGAGATGATAAATGGTTTAAGCAAGTAAATGCAGGAAACAGTATATCTAATCAATATTCTTGGTTTCATGTAATGGAACATCAGTCTAGTCATTTAGGTCAGATTTTATTTTTACGTAAAAGACTTCCTCCTTTAAATGAAGAAGTAAAACTTAAAAAAGAAATTAAAAACTAA
- a CDS encoding DUF885 domain-containing protein — MRLNYSKSTLVVASLFLFGSCKTNEEKEIVFSQEAIQKESKKVNDFFQKQFTANQDRHPMYQTYLGSSKDADKWDDISEEFQDKELEFTKQALQWITDSVNVKALDEPTKLSYDLFKQSLEETIEDDKYRLYTYPVNQMHGSQAEIPAFLINMHQIRSKKDAENYISRLRGIEPMFAELVKGLKKRQEAGIMIPKFVFARVLDDSKNLIKGQPFDTSKEKSTLLNDFENKVSKLKIDPAEKSTLITDAKKALKENVFAGYMNLIKTLEAQEKVASTEDGVWKFPNGAAFYNNALKRTTTTNLTADEIHEIGLKEVARIHNEMNIIKEKVGFKGSLQDFFKFMKTDQQFYFADSDKGRKEYMDKAEFIIDSMKTRLDELFITKPKADLQVKAVEAFREKSAGKAFYQQPALDGSRPGTYYANMYDMASMPSYQMEALAYHEGIPGHHMQIAIAQELKDIPMFRKLGRYTAYVEGWGLYSEFIPKEMGFYSDPYSDFGRLAMELWRACRLVVDTGIHAKKWTREEGIKYYTDNTPNAESDAIKMVERHIVMPSQATAYKIGMIKIIELREKAKKALGDKFDIRKFHDVVLTNGPLPLNVLENLVDNYISSEK, encoded by the coding sequence ATGAGATTAAATTATAGTAAATCAACTTTAGTAGTTGCTTCTCTATTTCTTTTCGGATCGTGTAAAACCAACGAAGAAAAAGAAATAGTTTTCTCCCAAGAAGCCATTCAGAAAGAATCAAAAAAAGTAAATGACTTCTTTCAAAAGCAATTTACAGCGAATCAAGATCGTCATCCAATGTATCAAACGTATTTAGGATCGAGTAAAGATGCAGATAAGTGGGATGATATTTCAGAAGAATTTCAAGACAAGGAATTAGAATTTACAAAACAAGCTTTACAATGGATTACTGATTCTGTAAACGTAAAAGCTTTAGATGAGCCGACGAAGTTGAGCTACGATCTTTTTAAACAAAGTTTAGAGGAAACAATTGAAGATGATAAATATAGATTATACACGTATCCTGTAAACCAAATGCATGGTTCTCAAGCAGAAATTCCAGCATTTTTAATCAATATGCATCAAATTAGATCGAAGAAAGATGCAGAAAACTATATCAGTAGATTAAGAGGAATAGAACCAATGTTTGCTGAATTAGTTAAAGGATTAAAGAAAAGACAAGAAGCAGGAATTATGATTCCTAAGTTTGTTTTTGCTCGTGTTTTAGATGATTCAAAAAACTTAATCAAAGGTCAGCCTTTCGATACTTCTAAAGAGAAGAGTACTTTATTAAACGATTTTGAAAATAAAGTTTCTAAATTAAAAATTGATCCAGCAGAAAAATCAACTTTAATTACAGATGCAAAAAAAGCATTAAAAGAGAATGTTTTTGCCGGATACATGAATTTAATCAAAACATTAGAAGCACAAGAAAAGGTTGCAAGTACAGAAGATGGCGTTTGGAAGTTTCCTAACGGAGCTGCTTTTTATAACAATGCACTAAAAAGAACAACAACAACAAATTTAACAGCAGATGAAATTCATGAAATCGGATTAAAAGAGGTTGCTAGAATTCATAATGAAATGAATATTATTAAAGAAAAAGTTGGTTTTAAAGGAAGTTTACAAGACTTTTTCAAATTCATGAAAACAGATCAACAGTTTTACTTTGCAGATAGCGATAAAGGTAGAAAAGAATATATGGATAAAGCTGAGTTTATCATCGATAGCATGAAAACTCGTTTAGATGAATTATTTATTACAAAACCAAAAGCTGATTTACAGGTAAAAGCTGTAGAAGCATTTAGAGAAAAATCTGCAGGAAAAGCATTTTATCAGCAACCTGCTTTAGATGGTTCTCGACCAGGAACATATTATGCAAATATGTACGATATGGCAAGTATGCCTTCTTATCAAATGGAAGCATTAGCATATCATGAAGGAATTCCAGGACATCATATGCAAATCGCTATCGCTCAAGAATTAAAAGATATTCCAATGTTTAGAAAATTAGGTCGTTATACAGCTTATGTTGAAGGTTGGGGATTATACTCTGAGTTTATTCCTAAGGAAATGGGATTCTATTCAGATCCATATTCAGATTTTGGTCGTTTAGCAATGGAATTATGGAGAGCTTGTCGTTTAGTGGTAGATACGGGAATTCATGCTAAAAAATGGACTCGTGAAGAAGGAATCAAATATTATACAGATAATACACCAAATGCAGAATCAGACGCTATTAAAATGGTAGAACGTCATATTGTGATGCCAAGTCAAGCTACAGCATATAAAATTGGAATGATAAAAATTATAGAATTGCGTGAAAAAGCAAAAAAGGCTTTAGGCGATAAATTTGATATTAGAAAATTCCATGATGTAGTATTAACCAACGGTCCATTACCATTAAATGTTTTAGAAAACTTAGTAGATAATTATATTTCTTCAGAAAAGTAA